The following proteins come from a genomic window of Helicobacter canadensis MIT 98-5491:
- the minE gene encoding cell division topological specificity factor MinE codes for MSLFEKFFGNKTSSAQEAKNRLTLMLAHERTINVPYMEAMKKEILEVIKKYTKAQKIDIKTDSNQNFNTLEVEILLEK; via the coding sequence ATGAGTTTATTTGAAAAATTTTTTGGAAACAAAACAAGCTCCGCACAAGAAGCAAAAAACCGCTTAACTTTAATGTTAGCTCACGAACGCACAATCAATGTGCCCTATATGGAAGCTATGAAAAAAGAAATCTTAGAAGTGATTAAAAAATATACAAAAGCACAGAAAATTGATATTAAAACCGATTCTAATCAAAATTTTAATACTCTTGAAGTAGAAATCCTCCTTGAAAAATAA
- a CDS encoding WD40 repeat domain-containing protein, with product MATPKVTHQLQGSILSIAPCKDLTFCVDNTFYITEIDKNLKNAANFQIIKNIEPPHRYSHAFGISPDAYFCISLVGEKKTLIIKLDNSNIKHIATLDDHDGDIESCGFSNNGKYFATGGQDGRVFLYEDNNFLPTASLLARSDYISTIRFSKNNEFIAISGFDKFTMIFDILRHKIAFNFVTSDVVEDSCFFDNDEKLLLVLRNNSSIIFSLKEGKILSQEYLFAFWPTCIALDEEENYALIGTRSDILYIISLKDNSKVMEIKTEHAGIASIAFCNDFLYIGCIDGALLIFDYNEGKEDLKEALAIKDYKKAREAIEKNVFLSINPLTKIFDEVWPDILNQAIALLNQDEIDKAIEITAPFVVSQSKKNEFDFYLSQKDGVKTFLELIDKKDYTKAYEMLKTTKFLTKTQAYEKLENIWNKAFFNAKKLLIENAKLNQKLAEQYLAPFENTPKKELIIQLLRNSDVFAKADNLIKNQNFKEYFSLTFQFSFLRETDLYKKVLLLGEKMLTNLIDLEKNFQYQEAKKIAETLLVFPNLKRSANEKIVLMQQKENFLEAIQQKDIKKVYAMVDDIEILRSMRQFKDFTKDFLKLYEEAKPYAYVGNAQHIRVIFGEYMEISYWIDKIASLMKIAYLKQINNALNEIQVNWLITIKRYYERFGKSAEIIKLLQNHPSKAILDEFEGEGESDGYRYHSFVDNIVIYLVQKES from the coding sequence ATGGCAACTCCAAAAGTAACCCACCAATTACAAGGCAGCATCCTTTCTATAGCACCTTGTAAAGATTTAACTTTTTGCGTTGATAATACTTTTTATATCACTGAAATTGATAAAAATTTAAAAAATGCAGCCAACTTTCAAATTATTAAAAATATAGAACCACCTCATCGTTATTCACATGCTTTTGGAATCTCTCCTGACGCTTATTTTTGTATCTCTTTAGTAGGAGAAAAAAAGACTTTAATTATTAAACTTGATAATTCTAACATCAAACACATTGCCACACTTGATGATCACGATGGCGATATTGAATCTTGTGGTTTTTCAAATAATGGAAAATACTTTGCAACAGGCGGACAAGATGGCAGGGTATTTTTATATGAAGATAACAATTTTCTACCCACCGCCTCACTTTTAGCACGATCTGATTATATCTCCACAATCCGCTTTTCAAAAAATAATGAATTTATTGCCATTAGCGGATTTGATAAATTTACAATGATTTTTGATATTTTACGCCACAAAATTGCCTTTAACTTTGTTACTAGCGATGTGGTAGAAGATTCTTGCTTTTTTGACAATGATGAAAAACTCTTGCTTGTTTTACGCAATAACTCAAGCATTATTTTTAGTCTCAAAGAGGGCAAGATTCTCTCACAAGAATATTTATTTGCTTTTTGGCCCACATGCATTGCCTTAGATGAAGAAGAAAATTACGCCCTTATTGGGACTCGCTCTGATATACTCTATATCATTTCACTTAAAGATAATTCTAAAGTTATGGAAATCAAAACTGAACACGCCGGAATCGCCTCTATTGCTTTTTGTAATGACTTTTTATACATTGGTTGTATTGATGGGGCATTGCTTATTTTTGATTACAATGAAGGCAAAGAAGACTTAAAAGAAGCACTAGCTATTAAAGACTATAAAAAAGCACGCGAAGCTATTGAAAAAAATGTTTTCTTAAGTATAAACCCTCTAACCAAAATCTTTGATGAAGTGTGGCCTGATATTTTAAATCAAGCCATCGCTCTTTTAAATCAAGATGAAATTGATAAAGCTATTGAAATAACAGCTCCTTTTGTAGTCTCCCAATCCAAAAAAAATGAATTTGATTTCTATCTTTCTCAAAAAGATGGTGTCAAGACTTTTTTAGAATTAATCGACAAAAAAGACTACACTAAAGCCTATGAAATGCTAAAAACTACAAAATTTCTAACCAAAACACAAGCTTATGAAAAGCTAGAAAATATATGGAATAAAGCCTTTTTTAATGCTAAAAAATTACTCATAGAAAATGCAAAACTAAATCAAAAACTTGCCGAACAATATCTTGCTCCTTTTGAAAACACACCCAAAAAAGAATTAATTATTCAATTATTAAGAAATTCTGATGTCTTTGCTAAAGCAGATAATCTCATCAAAAATCAAAATTTTAAGGAATATTTTTCACTCACTTTTCAATTTTCTTTTTTACGCGAGACAGATTTATACAAAAAAGTTCTTTTACTCGGCGAAAAAATGCTCACAAATCTCATTGATTTAGAAAAAAATTTCCAATATCAAGAAGCAAAAAAAATCGCTGAAACCCTTTTAGTATTCCCTAATCTAAAAAGATCGGCTAATGAAAAAATTGTGCTTATGCAACAAAAAGAAAATTTCCTAGAAGCTATACAACAAAAAGACATTAAAAAAGTCTATGCTATGGTAGATGATATTGAAATTTTACGCTCTATGCGACAATTTAAAGATTTCACTAAAGATTTTCTCAAGCTTTATGAAGAAGCTAAGCCTTATGCTTATGTGGGCAATGCTCAGCATATTAGAGTTATTTTTGGGGAATATATGGAAATTAGCTATTGGATTGACAAAATTGCTTCTTTAATGAAAATTGCCTATCTTAAGCAAATTAATAATGCCCTAAATGAAATCCAAGTGAATTGGCTTATCACCATCAAACGCTATTATGAAAGATTTGGCAAAAGTGCTGAAATCATAAAACTTCTCCAAAATCACCCCTCTAAAGCTATTTTAGATGAGTTTGAAGGTGAAGGTGAAAGCGATGGTTATCGTTATCACAGCTTTGTTGATAATATTGTAATCTACCTTGTGCAAAAAGAATCATAA
- the lon gene encoding endopeptidase La has product MQLERYGTFPKNLPIILEEDIFLYPFMIAPLFINDEESLKAIDLAMQSEDKLIFITAIKSKDEEEGEESFYDVGVIGTIMRRVALPDGRIKILFQGLSRGSIEKLISKSPLIGEIQPIISKSFDASRIEAILSVLKEKLRTLYNISQNFSQDLLRSINETMDPNRAADLIASATRLKKDQVYKIFKEDDPEERLLSLIDIILEEIKAQQIQKEIKNKVNFQMEKINKEYFLKEQLKQIQKELGGENKDTELQEYKQKLEKLKNAMSKNAYKEISKQINKLSRMHQDSADANLLQNYIELVLDIPFGAYSKKSLKIEEVQKQLDKDHYGLKKPKERIAEYFAVRELLALRGKSNNENKGTILCFYGPPGVGKTSLANSIATALKRKLIRIALGGLEDVNELRGHRRTYIGAMPGRIVQGLIDAKEMNPVIVLDEIDKMHHSFRGDPSSVLLEILDPEQNKEFRDYYTNFDLDLSQVIFIATANDISLIPAPLRDRMEFININSYTPYQKEQIAKKYLIPQEIKKHGLQNNEISFNTQAIKNLVEKYTREAGVRNLRRKIAEILRKVAKEILQNPQQKITITSKNLPQYLDKIVFEYENANAKNEVGLVNGLAWTSVGGDVLKIEALKIKGKGGLHLTGNLGDVMKESAKIAYSYIKSLIDNQKLKINPSLIPLSPKEKAEKISVDASEIYNRFDVHLHVPEGATPKDGPSAGIAIASAIASVFSNRPILSSIAMTGELTLRGKVLAIGGLQEKLTAALKSGVKIALIPKKNFERDLDEIPEEVKEGLEIHPVENFQEVLKYIFEAK; this is encoded by the coding sequence ATGCAATTAGAACGTTATGGAACTTTTCCAAAAAATTTGCCTATTATTTTAGAAGAGGATATATTTTTATATCCCTTTATGATAGCACCTCTTTTTATTAACGATGAAGAAAGTCTCAAAGCCATTGATCTTGCGATGCAAAGCGAAGATAAGCTTATCTTTATCACTGCAATCAAATCCAAAGATGAGGAAGAAGGCGAAGAATCTTTTTATGATGTTGGAGTGATTGGAACAATTATGAGACGCGTGGCATTGCCTGATGGGCGTATAAAAATTCTCTTTCAAGGGCTAAGTCGCGGCAGTATTGAAAAGCTTATTTCAAAATCCCCTTTGATTGGAGAAATCCAACCTATCATTTCAAAAAGCTTTGATGCAAGTCGGATTGAAGCCATTCTTTCTGTTTTAAAAGAAAAATTACGCACCCTTTATAATATTTCACAAAACTTCTCACAAGATTTATTAAGAAGCATCAATGAAACAATGGATCCTAATCGTGCTGCAGATCTAATCGCAAGTGCCACAAGACTAAAAAAAGATCAAGTTTATAAAATATTTAAAGAAGATGATCCAGAAGAAAGGTTACTTAGTCTCATTGATATTATTTTAGAAGAAATCAAAGCCCAACAAATCCAAAAAGAAATTAAAAATAAAGTTAATTTCCAAATGGAAAAAATCAATAAAGAATATTTTCTAAAAGAGCAATTAAAACAAATCCAAAAAGAGCTTGGGGGAGAGAATAAAGATACAGAATTACAAGAATACAAACAAAAACTTGAAAAACTCAAAAATGCTATGAGCAAAAATGCTTATAAAGAAATTTCTAAACAAATCAATAAACTTTCCCGTATGCACCAAGATAGTGCCGATGCTAACCTTTTACAAAATTATATTGAATTAGTCTTAGACATTCCCTTTGGTGCTTATTCTAAAAAATCTCTCAAAATTGAAGAAGTGCAAAAACAGCTCGATAAAGATCACTATGGACTAAAAAAGCCCAAAGAGCGTATTGCAGAATACTTTGCAGTGCGAGAACTTCTTGCTTTAAGGGGTAAAAGCAATAATGAAAACAAAGGAACCATTCTTTGCTTCTATGGACCTCCAGGAGTGGGCAAAACAAGTCTTGCAAACTCCATTGCCACCGCCCTCAAAAGAAAACTCATTAGAATCGCTTTGGGTGGTTTAGAAGATGTTAATGAATTGCGAGGACACCGCCGAACTTATATCGGAGCAATGCCAGGTAGAATTGTGCAAGGCTTAATCGATGCAAAAGAAATGAATCCTGTAATTGTTTTAGATGAAATTGATAAGATGCACCATTCTTTTCGCGGTGATCCCTCTTCTGTATTATTAGAAATTTTAGATCCTGAACAAAATAAAGAATTTAGAGATTATTACACTAACTTTGATTTAGATCTCTCTCAAGTGATTTTTATTGCTACTGCTAATGATATTAGCTTAATTCCTGCTCCTTTACGCGATAGAATGGAATTTATCAACATTAATAGCTACACTCCTTATCAAAAAGAACAAATTGCAAAAAAATATCTCATCCCTCAAGAAATCAAAAAACACGGCTTACAAAACAATGAAATTAGCTTCAATACTCAAGCTATAAAGAATCTTGTTGAAAAATACACAAGAGAGGCAGGAGTGAGAAATTTAAGACGCAAAATTGCCGAGATTTTACGCAAAGTTGCTAAAGAAATTTTGCAAAATCCACAACAAAAAATCACTATCACTAGCAAAAATCTTCCTCAATATCTTGATAAAATTGTCTTTGAGTATGAAAACGCAAACGCCAAAAACGAAGTAGGCTTAGTCAATGGACTTGCTTGGACAAGCGTTGGAGGAGATGTGTTAAAAATCGAAGCTTTAAAAATTAAAGGTAAGGGAGGATTGCATTTAACAGGAAATCTAGGCGATGTAATGAAAGAAAGTGCAAAAATTGCTTACTCTTATATTAAATCTCTCATTGATAACCAAAAGCTAAAAATTAATCCAAGCCTTATTCCACTTTCTCCTAAAGAAAAGGCAGAAAAAATATCCGTTGATGCAAGTGAAATTTATAATCGTTTTGATGTACATTTGCATGTCCCAGAGGGTGCTACACCAAAAGATGGTCCAAGTGCAGGAATCGCTATTGCTAGTGCAATTGCTTCAGTTTTTTCTAATCGCCCTATCCTAAGCTCTATTGCTATGACAGGCGAATTAACCCTAAGGGGAAAAGTGCTTGCTATTGGTGGCTTGCAAGAAAAACTCACCGCAGCCCTAAAATCAGGCGTTAAAATTGCCCTTATTCCCAAGAAAAATTTTGAGCGTGACTTAGATGAGATCCCAGAAGAAGTCAAAGAAGGCTTAGAAATTCATCCAGTAGAAAACTTTCAAGAAGTTTTAAAATATATCTTTGAAGCCAAATAG
- a CDS encoding DNA-processing protein DprA has product MQTLDTIPLELQHLKNLKKLYYCGNLELLQNCKVAIIGSRNPNPYAQNFTKEIAKKISSYATIISGGALGIDILAHSAALPNTIMVSPSSLDIIYPKTNQKTIQEIYQKGLILSQFSPPYIPKHYSFLERNKIIISLAKYIIIPQADLESGSMQSAKYGLNLGKQIYVPPHHLGQSEGTQRLAKEGKAEVIWEIDSFLANLFGDIKPKNTDEILEFCKTNPFFEEAFAKFGEILFTYELEGKIQRNNGRIEVI; this is encoded by the coding sequence TTGCAAACGCTAGATACAATTCCTCTAGAACTCCAACATTTAAAAAATTTAAAAAAACTTTATTACTGCGGTAATCTAGAATTACTTCAAAATTGTAAAGTCGCTATTATTGGTTCTAGAAATCCAAACCCTTATGCTCAAAATTTTACCAAAGAAATTGCTAAAAAAATATCATCTTATGCAACCATTATAAGTGGAGGTGCATTGGGAATAGATATTTTGGCTCATAGTGCTGCTTTGCCAAATACCATTATGGTATCTCCAAGCTCACTAGACATTATCTACCCAAAAACTAATCAAAAAACTATCCAAGAAATCTATCAAAAAGGGCTAATTTTAAGTCAATTTTCACCCCCCTATATACCTAAGCATTATTCCTTTTTAGAGCGTAATAAAATTATTATTAGCCTTGCAAAATATATTATAATCCCCCAAGCTGACTTAGAAAGCGGTTCGATGCAAAGTGCTAAATATGGATTAAATCTAGGAAAACAAATCTATGTCCCACCTCATCATCTAGGACAAAGTGAGGGCACACAAAGATTGGCAAAAGAAGGTAAAGCTGAAGTTATTTGGGAAATTGATAGCTTTTTAGCCAACCTTTTTGGCGATATAAAGCCTAAAAATACCGATGAAATTTTAGAATTTTGCAAAACTAATCCATTTTTTGAAGAAGCCTTTGCTAAATTTGGAGAAATCCTCTTTACTTATGAATTAGAAGGCAAGATTCAAAGAAATAATGGAAGAATCGAGGTTATTTAA
- the minD gene encoding septum site-determining protein MinD — protein MSGTIITITSGKGGVGKSTTTANLAVGLANAGKKVVAVDFDIGLRNLDMILGLENRIVYDIVNVMEGECNLSQALINDKRAKNLYFLPASQSKDKTILDKEKVAKLIEKLKEEFEYILLDSPAGIEGGFEHSIFLADEALIVSTPEVSSVRDADRVIGIIDAKSKKAQMGQEVKKHIIINRLKPEMAEKGEMLGVDDVLKILSLPLIGVIPEDEKIVSSTNTGEPVIYGNSLSSQAYRNITRRILGEEVPYLELKAKKGFFGRLFS, from the coding sequence TTGAGTGGGACAATTATTACAATTACTTCTGGAAAAGGTGGAGTAGGAAAATCCACGACAACAGCGAATTTAGCAGTTGGTTTAGCTAATGCAGGAAAAAAAGTTGTGGCAGTAGATTTTGATATTGGACTTAGAAATCTTGATATGATTCTAGGCTTAGAAAATCGTATTGTCTATGATATTGTTAATGTTATGGAAGGAGAATGCAATCTTTCTCAAGCACTCATTAATGATAAAAGAGCCAAGAATCTCTACTTTTTACCCGCTTCACAAAGTAAAGATAAAACGATTTTAGATAAAGAAAAAGTTGCCAAACTCATTGAAAAACTAAAAGAAGAATTTGAATATATCTTACTTGATTCACCTGCGGGAATTGAAGGAGGTTTTGAGCATTCTATTTTCTTAGCTGATGAAGCACTTATTGTCTCTACTCCTGAAGTTTCAAGCGTAAGGGATGCAGATAGGGTAATTGGTATCATTGATGCAAAAAGCAAAAAAGCCCAAATGGGACAAGAAGTTAAAAAACATATTATCATCAACCGCTTAAAACCGGAGATGGCAGAAAAAGGCGAAATGCTTGGCGTGGATGATGTCTTAAAGATACTCTCTTTGCCCCTTATTGGTGTGATTCCAGAAGATGAAAAAATCGTTTCTTCTACCAACACAGGTGAGCCAGTCATCTATGGAAACTCTCTCTCAAGCCAAGCATACAGAAATATCACAAGGCGAATCTTAGGAGAAGAAGTGCCTTATTTGGAATTAAAGGCTAAAAAAGGATTTTTTGGGAGGTTATTCTCATGA
- a CDS encoding divergent polysaccharide deacetylase family protein, whose protein sequence is MNKLNPITIGIIALLLVLLVFNFIPNEEPKPTQNKTPKAVETKPNAQDTKDTKDTKDTKDTKDTKDTKDTKDTKDTKDTKEINNVLIQKNLDFLKENLSTPKQQDSQPKIKSSPTIPQTTPIQPKEQETNTAKTTPICQKTKPQLAIIIDDVSNYEQYRRLQEIPYKITPSFFPKTIASKNTPKIAATAPFYMVHLPLEALNFYQKEHLWLFSDDSKQTIQDRIQAIKKDFPNLTYINNHTGSKFTQNLQAMQNLLTILNENNITFVDSRTTPKTKTALYYKNNPTKSLNPCQNTPFLERNVFLDNELDISKITQNLIKAIETAKIKGYAIAIGHPHKETILALKNASEYLQKSGIEAVYINELIIP, encoded by the coding sequence ATGAACAAACTAAACCCTATTACCATAGGAATAATAGCACTTTTACTTGTGCTTTTAGTTTTTAACTTTATCCCCAATGAAGAACCAAAACCCACGCAAAACAAAACACCAAAAGCAGTAGAAACCAAGCCAAACGCTCAAGATACTAAAGATACTAAAGATACTAAAGATACTAAAGATACTAAAGATACTAAAGATACTAAAGATACTAAAGATACTAAAGATACTAAAGATACTAAAGAAATCAACAATGTGCTTATTCAAAAAAATCTTGATTTCTTAAAAGAAAATCTCTCGACACCCAAACAACAAGATTCCCAACCTAAAATCAAATCATCTCCCACCATACCCCAAACAACCCCCATTCAACCCAAAGAACAAGAAACAAATACCGCAAAAACAACTCCAATTTGCCAAAAAACCAAACCACAACTTGCTATTATTATTGATGATGTTAGTAACTATGAACAATACCGCAGACTACAAGAAATACCCTATAAAATCACACCCTCTTTTTTCCCAAAAACCATTGCTTCAAAAAATACTCCAAAAATTGCCGCAACTGCACCCTTTTATATGGTGCATTTACCACTTGAAGCATTGAATTTTTACCAAAAAGAGCATTTATGGCTTTTTAGTGATGATTCTAAGCAAACAATTCAAGATAGGATTCAAGCCATCAAAAAAGATTTTCCAAATCTTACTTATATTAATAATCACACAGGAAGTAAATTCACACAAAATTTACAAGCTATGCAAAATCTCCTTACAATCCTCAATGAAAATAATATCACTTTTGTCGATTCTCGAACCACTCCTAAAACAAAAACAGCCCTTTATTACAAAAACAATCCAACAAAATCTCTTAATCCTTGCCAAAATACTCCATTTTTAGAACGCAATGTTTTTTTGGATAATGAACTAGACATTTCAAAAATCACACAAAATCTTATTAAAGCCATTGAAACTGCTAAAATCAAAGGTTATGCAATTGCTATTGGACACCCCCATAAAGAAACGATTCTAGCCTTAAAAAATGCCTCCGAATATCTCCAAAAAAGCGGAATAGAAGCCGTTTATATTAATGAACTTATCATACCATAA
- a CDS encoding outer membrane protein assembly factor BamD — MIKSIQFFFIGISFLMIFNACSSKNNGGLALDEVNKPADYWYQNMLKEIRNGDLEKADSYFTSLQSEHLHSPLLSEAMLILGRAHMQEEEYLLAIFYFDEYTKRFGDGQNIDFINFLKLQANYFAFAKQFRDQQLLEKSIKDAQDFGQKYPYSRYRPIVDTMLLKLELANLSLNKEIIKLYDKKDKPQAAEYYQQKINENAWVKDIFYQEAGSPWYQKIFEW, encoded by the coding sequence GTGATAAAAAGTATTCAATTCTTCTTTATAGGGATTAGTTTTTTAATGATATTCAATGCTTGTTCCTCAAAAAACAATGGTGGATTAGCACTTGATGAAGTGAATAAACCAGCTGATTATTGGTATCAAAATATGCTCAAAGAAATTCGCAATGGAGATTTAGAAAAAGCCGATAGCTACTTCACTTCACTTCAAAGTGAACACTTACATTCACCACTATTAAGTGAAGCAATGTTGATTTTAGGACGCGCACATATGCAAGAAGAAGAATATCTCCTAGCAATATTCTATTTTGATGAATACACCAAACGCTTTGGAGATGGACAAAATATTGATTTTATTAATTTCTTAAAACTTCAAGCTAATTATTTTGCATTTGCTAAGCAATTTCGCGATCAACAACTTTTAGAAAAATCAATCAAAGACGCACAAGATTTTGGTCAAAAATACCCTTATTCGCGTTATCGTCCAATTGTTGATACTATGCTTTTAAAGCTAGAACTTGCTAATTTAAGTCTCAATAAAGAAATTATCAAACTTTATGACAAAAAAGACAAGCCACAGGCTGCAGAATATTACCAACAAAAAATCAATGAAAATGCTTGGGTAAAAGATATTTTTTATCAAGAAGCAGGTTCGCCTTGGTATCAAAAAATCTTTGAATGGTAG
- a CDS encoding ribonuclease HII: MKPNSLFTLPLHNPLEICGIDEAGRGCIGGSLFVCGVILGKSFPQSLLSQLQDSKKLSPKVRDTLAPQIKQYAQFHLVKKTAQEIDLKGLSLCLKEALQEILTYLKSAHYLFDGNCNFKIQSLQTLIKGDSKVYAISAASILAKNAKDKESMELDLIYPQYGFKSHKGYGTKAHIEAISKFGYCKEHRKSYHLKKLPQTTITLF; encoded by the coding sequence TTGAAGCCAAATAGCCTTTTTACCCTACCTTTGCACAATCCTCTTGAAATCTGCGGAATCGATGAGGCAGGTAGAGGCTGCATTGGAGGATCACTTTTTGTATGTGGTGTGATTCTAGGAAAATCTTTTCCCCAAAGTTTATTAAGCCAACTCCAAGATTCTAAAAAACTCTCCCCCAAAGTCCGCGATACTCTAGCCCCACAAATCAAACAATACGCACAATTTCATCTTGTTAAAAAAACCGCACAAGAAATCGATTTAAAGGGATTAAGTCTTTGTTTAAAAGAAGCTTTGCAAGAAATCCTAACTTATCTGAAATCCGCCCATTATCTTTTTGATGGGAATTGTAACTTTAAAATCCAATCTCTACAAACTCTCATTAAAGGCGATTCTAAAGTTTATGCTATTAGTGCAGCAAGTATCTTAGCTAAAAATGCTAAAGATAAAGAAAGTATGGAATTGGATTTAATTTATCCGCAATATGGTTTTAAATCGCACAAAGGTTATGGGACAAAAGCCCACATAGAAGCTATTTCAAAATTTGGCTATTGCAAAGAACATCGCAAAAGTTATCATCTAAAAAAGCTTCCCCAAACCACAATAACGCTTTTTTGA
- a CDS encoding chemotaxis protein CheX — translation MRPIIKHDIAIYAPNIHLEMKEAKEICEVFISNSATIRSLSIKAIYFSFENINWIDEGATILVAKALLAIQDKVSIPVAFIGYSNSQFVKLKALFPNRSIPLFKNDSIASFLLGFQMPPIQQKIVYYDNDGMVQTLISHELQVKGYEVICVNNAQAFLEKRKQFLDEAFYIYDIYFDVTGNFIPTTIQNGMVIYTLYKKADKNIALYFNLQAHNSRLREGYKVFVFDVSQIQDFNFGALDFIMSLALNNVRYEACIAICGLQLNLAKEKRELCKRSGIYFFANLEECKQDPQIKEAIKKHQVFDQKRKGLTKHLVAQLPVFINAAIETLSSLTGGEAKRKDYKVTTYNKTGQSDIMGAMISFEGDVSGIVALCFSRSIVKEASVMLLGEESQSDEELLDVIKEFTNIIAGRSKAILSEHNLSIGISLPKACKSEEEIAQMLVGKQGVQVDLLLNNKPLVLFLAH, via the coding sequence ATGCGACCTATTATTAAACACGATATTGCCATTTATGCACCAAATATTCATTTGGAGATGAAAGAAGCAAAAGAAATTTGCGAGGTTTTCATCTCCAATAGTGCTACAATTAGAAGTCTATCAATCAAGGCGATTTATTTCTCTTTTGAAAATATTAATTGGATTGATGAAGGTGCGACAATTTTGGTAGCTAAGGCATTATTGGCTATACAAGATAAAGTTTCTATTCCCGTTGCTTTTATAGGATATAGTAATTCTCAATTTGTCAAACTTAAAGCACTTTTTCCTAATCGGAGTATTCCACTTTTCAAAAACGATTCCATTGCAAGTTTTTTGCTTGGTTTTCAAATGCCGCCCATTCAACAAAAAATTGTTTATTATGATAATGATGGAATGGTGCAAACACTTATTTCTCACGAATTACAAGTCAAAGGTTATGAGGTTATTTGTGTTAATAACGCACAAGCTTTTTTAGAAAAACGCAAACAATTTTTAGATGAAGCTTTTTATATTTATGATATTTATTTTGATGTTACAGGAAATTTTATTCCCACTACCATACAAAATGGAATGGTAATTTATACACTTTATAAAAAAGCCGATAAAAATATTGCATTATATTTTAATCTTCAAGCTCATAATTCAAGACTTCGTGAGGGATATAAGGTATTTGTTTTTGATGTGAGTCAGATACAAGACTTTAATTTTGGAGCATTGGATTTTATTATGTCCTTGGCTTTAAATAATGTGCGTTATGAAGCGTGTATTGCTATTTGTGGATTGCAGTTAAATCTTGCGAAAGAAAAAAGAGAATTATGCAAACGCAGTGGAATTTATTTTTTTGCTAATTTAGAAGAATGTAAGCAAGATCCGCAGATTAAAGAAGCTATTAAAAAGCATCAAGTATTTGATCAAAAGCGTAAGGGGCTTACAAAGCATCTTGTAGCACAATTGCCTGTATTTATTAATGCCGCTATTGAGACACTTTCTTCTTTAACAGGTGGTGAAGCAAAGCGAAAGGATTACAAAGTAACAACTTATAATAAAACAGGTCAAAGTGATATTATGGGTGCAATGATTAGTTTTGAAGGCGATGTGAGCGGAATTGTAGCACTTTGTTTTAGTAGATCTATAGTTAAGGAAGCTTCTGTGATGTTATTAGGTGAAGAATCCCAAAGTGATGAAGAATTGCTTGATGTGATTAAAGAATTTACTAATATCATTGCTGGGCGATCAAAAGCGATTTTGTCAGAACATAATCTTTCTATTGGTATTTCATTGCCAAAAGCTTGCAAAAGCGAAGAAGAGATTGCACAAATGCTTGTTGGAAAACAAGGTGTGCAGGTTGATTTACTTTTGAATAATAAGCCTTTAGTTTTATTTTTGGCTCATTAA
- the ruvX gene encoding Holliday junction resolvase RuvX, whose amino-acid sequence MQSILALDIGLKRIGIAKSIHNIPIPLPPILRKNRNQAAKEVSQVICDSKIQTLIVGIPKESETAAEMERRIKHFVALLEIPDNIKIHFVDESFSSFEALQRMQGSKKSKKKDGTLDSLAAMIILERFLMSQK is encoded by the coding sequence ATGCAAAGTATTTTAGCATTAGATATTGGATTAAAACGCATAGGTATTGCCAAATCAATTCATAATATCCCTATTCCTTTGCCCCCAATCTTGAGAAAAAACCGCAATCAAGCTGCCAAAGAAGTAAGCCAAGTTATTTGCGATTCTAAAATCCAAACTCTCATTGTAGGCATTCCCAAAGAGAGTGAAACTGCCGCAGAAATGGAACGCAGAATCAAGCATTTTGTAGCTTTACTTGAGATTCCAGACAACATTAAAATCCATTTTGTTGATGAATCTTTTAGCTCCTTTGAAGCACTTCAAAGAATGCAAGGTAGCAAAAAAAGCAAAAAGAAAGATGGGACTTTAGATAGTCTTGCTGCAATGATAATTTTAGAGCGATTCTTAATGAGCCAAAAATAA